The following proteins come from a genomic window of Miscanthus floridulus cultivar M001 chromosome 2, ASM1932011v1, whole genome shotgun sequence:
- the LOC136522163 gene encoding cationic amino acid transporter 2, vacuolar-like, which yields MALEAGSSGGGGRGCGGGFRSLMRRKQVDSDRVRAEGQPQLAKELNVPELVAIGVGSTVGAGVYVLVGTVAREHAGPALTISFLIAGIAAALSAFCYAELASRCPSAGSAYHYSYICVGEGVAWLIGWALVLEYTIGGSAVARGISPNLALFFGGQDSLPWILARHQLPWFGIIVDPCAAALVFVVTVLLCVGIKESSFAQGVVTVLNACVMIFVIVAGSYIGFQIGWVGYKVSDGYFPHGVNGMLAGSATVFFAYIGFDTVASTAEEVKNPQRDLPLGIGVALAICCVLYMAVSVVIVGLVPYFAMDPDTPISSAFAKHGMQWAMYVVTSGAVLALCSTLMGSLLPQPRILMAMARDGLLPSFFSDVNKQTQVPVKSTIVTGICAAGLAFAMDVSQLAGMVSVGTLLAFTIVAVSILILRYVPPDEVPLPPSMQESFRSNQECDEETDRGLLGVGNCNLSQTKDVIVVVESVKDPLIDKRLHKGKMDETKRRKIASLSIVSVCVGVLILTSSASATWLPFLPICIGCIIGVVLLLTGLSLLSWIDQDAGRHSFGHSGGFTCPFVPLLPVLCILINTYLLINLGGDTWMRVGIWLLMGVLVYVFYGRTHSSLTDVVYVPVARADEIYRSSSGYVS from the exons ATGGCATTGGAGGcggggagcagcggcggcggcgggaggggaTGTGGGGGCGGGTTCCGGAGCCTGATGCGGCGGAAGCAGGTGGACTCCGATCGGGTCCGCGCCGAGGGCCAACCGCAGCTCGCCAAGGAGCTCAACGTGCCGGAGCTGGTCGCCATCG GGGTTGGTTCCACAGTTGGAGCTGGAGTGTACGTTCTTGTGGGAACAGTCGCTAGGGAGCACGCTGGTCCGGCATTGACAATTTCATTTCTGATAGCTGGAATAGCAGCTGCGCTTTCAGCTTTCTGCTATGCTGAGCTTGCTAGTCGTTGCCCCTCTGCTGGAAGTGCCTACCATTATTCATACATCTGTGTTGGAGAAGG TGTTGCCTGGTTGATTGGCTGGGCTCTTGTGCTGGAATATACTATTGGTGGATCTGCTGTTGCCCGTGGCATATCTCCAAATTTA GCATTGTTTTTTGGAGGACAGGATAGTCTGCCATGGATTTTAGCACGCCATCAGCTTCCATGGTTTGGCATCATTGTTGACCCCTGCGCAGCTGCTCTTGTTTTTGTTGTGACTGTTTTACTGTGCGTGGGAATTAAAGAG AGTTCATTTGCACAAGGAGTTGTAACAGTTCTGAATGCTTGTGTAATGATATTTGTTATTGTGGCTGGTAGTTATATTGGCTTCCAAATAGGATGGGTCGGCTACAAGGTTTCTGATGG GTATTTCCCACATGGAGTAAATGGAATGCTTGCTGGATCAGCAACTGTTTTCTTTGCATACATAGGCTTTGATACAGTCGCTAGTACAGCTGAAGAG GTAAAGAATCCACAGAGAGATCTGCCATTGGGAATTGGAGTAGCGTTGGCTATTTGTTGTGTGTTGTATATGGCTGTTTCTGTCGTTATTGTTGGGCTGGTACCGTATTTCGCCATGGACCCAGATACTCCTATTTCATCTGCCTTCGCAAAACATGGAATGCAATGGGCCAT GTATGTTGTGACAAGTGGTGCTGTTCTTGCACTCTGCTCGACCTTGATGGGTTCACTTCTTCCACAG CCTAGGATACTTATGGCCATGGCACGAGATGGTCtgttgccatccttcttctctgATGTTAACAAACAAACTCAAGTACCTGTTAAGAGCACAATTGTGACTGGCATCTGTGCAGCTGGTCTGGCTTTTGCAATGGATGTTTCACAGTTAGCAGGAATG GTCAGTGTAGGCACACTCCTTGCATTCACCATAGTTGCTGTCTCAATCTTGATACTCAGATATGTCCCTCCAGATGAGGTCCCTTTGCCACCCTCTATGCAAGAATCATTCCGTTCGAACCAGGAATGCGATGAGGAAACGGACAGGGGCCTTCTTGGCGTTGGGAACTGTAACTTGTCTCAGACAAAGGATGTGATTGTGGTAGTAGAATCAGTGAAGGACCCTCTCATTGATAAAAGACTGCATAAAG GCAAGATGGATGAGACGAAACGCCGAAAGATAGCCTCTTTAAGCATAGTGTCTGTGTGTGTAGGGGTTCTGATCCTCACATCTTCAGCCTCTGCCACATGGTTGCCTTT TCTCCCGATATGTATTGGCTGCATCATTGGAGTTGTGCTCCTTCTGACTGGCCTCAGCTTGCTCTCCTGGATCGACCAAGATGCTGGCAGGCACTCTTTTGGTCATTCCGGAG GATTCACATGCCCTTTTGTTCCACTGCTACCAGTTTTGTGTATCCTAATAAATACGTATCTGTTGATAAACCTGGG TGGTGACACATGGATGAGGGTTGGCATATGGCTGCTGATGGGTGTTCTTGTGTACGTTTTCTATGGACGAACCCACAGCTCCCTAACAGATGTCGTCTACGTTCCGGTAGCGCGAGCTGATGAGATATACAGGAGTTCATCAGGATATGTATCATAG